The Bombus vancouverensis nearcticus chromosome 9, iyBomVanc1_principal, whole genome shotgun sequence genome includes a window with the following:
- the Mhc gene encoding myosin heavy chain isoform X1: MPKPKPQEGEDPDPTPYLFVSLEQKRIDQTKPYDAKKACWVPDEKEGYVLGEIKATKGDIVSVTLPGGESKDFKKDQLQQVNPPKYEKAEDMSNLTYLNDASVLHNLKQRYYAKLIYTYSGLFCVAINPYKRFPVYTHRCAKLYRGKRRNEVPPHIFAISDGAYVNMLTNSENQSMLITGESGAGKTENTKKVIAYFATVGASTKKADDTSQKKGSLEDQVVQTNPVLEAFGNAKTVRNDNSSRFGKFIRIHFGPTGKLAGADIETYLLEKARVISQQALERSYHIFYQMMSGSVPGLKEMCCLSNDIHEYYFVSQGKTTIPNVDDGEECTLTDQAFDVLGFTQEEKNDIYKITAAVMHMGGMKFKQRGREEQAEADGTEEGERVAKLLGCDCADLYKNLLKPRIKVGNEFVTQGRNKDQVAYSVGAMSKAMFDRLFKWLVKKCNETLDTQQKRQHFIGVLDIAGFEIFDFNSFEQLCINFTNEKLQQFFNHHMFVLEQEEYTKEGIQWEFIDFGMDLLACIELIEKPMGILSILEEESMFPKATDKTFEEKLNNNHLGKSPNFLKPKPPKPGQQAAHFAIGHYAGNVPYNITGWLEKNKDPLNDTVVDQFKKSSNKLLIEIFADHPGQSGDAGGGGGAKGGRGKKGGGFSTVSSSYREQLNNLMTTLRATQPHFVRCIIPNEMKQPGVIDSHLVMHQLTCNGVLEGIRICRKGFPNRMVYPDFKLRYKILAPQAVTKLGADPKKAAEAILEASGLDPDQYRLGHTKVFFRAGVLGQMEELRDERLSKIVSWMQAYIRGYLSRKDYKKLQDQRLALVVVQRNLRKYLQIRTWPWWKLWQKVKPLLNVTRIEDELAALEEKARKAQEAFEKEEKLRKELEEQNTKLVSERNALQRQLDGEKGSLSEYMEKSLKLAAQKADIESQLQDLNDRFKEEEDARNNLFQNKKKLEQEVAGLKKDIEDLELNLQKSEQDKATKDHQIRNLNDEIAHQDELINKLNKEKKNQGEVNQKTAEELQAAEDKVNHLNKVKVKLEHTLDELEDSLEREKKSRADVEKAKRKVEGDLKLTQEAVADLERNKKELEQTIQRKDKELSSLTAKLEDEQSLVGKLQKQIKELQARIEELEEEIEAERGSRVKAEKQRSDLARELEELGERLEEAGGATSAQIELNKKREAELSKLRRDLEEANIQHEATLASLRKKHNDAVAEMGEQIDTLNKLKARVEKDKVQYFSELNDMRASVDQLSNEKAAQEKIVKQLQHQLNETQGKLEEVNRTLNDFDAAKKKLSIENSDLLRQLEEAESQVSQLSKIKISLTTQLEDTKRLADEESRERATLLGKFRNLEHDLDNIREQVEEEAEGKADLQRQLSKANAEAQLWRTKYESEGVARAEELEEAKRKLQARLAEAEETIESLNQKVIALEKTKQRLSTEVEDLQIEVDRATAIANAAEKKQKAFDKIIGEWKLKVDDLAAELDASQKECRNYSTELFRLRGAYEEGQEQLEAVRRENKNLADEVKDLLDQIGEGGRNIHEIEKARKRLEAEKDELQAALEEAEAALEQEENKVLRSQLELSQVRQEIDRRIQEKEEEFENTRKNHQRALDSMQASLEAEAKGKAEALRMKKKLEADINELEIALDHANKANAEAQKNIKRYQQQLKDVQTALEEEQRARDEARELLGISERRANALQNELEESRTLLEQADRGRRQAEQELADCHEQLNELGAQNASISAAKRKLEAELQTLHSDLDELLNEAKNSEEKAKKAMVDAARLADELRAEQDHAQTQEKLRKALETQIKELQVRLDEAEANALKGGKKAIQKLEQRVRELENELDGEQRRHADAQKNLRKSERRIKELSFQADEDRKNHERMQDLVDKLQQKIKTYKRQIEEAEEIAALNLAKFRKAQQELEEAEERADLAEQAITKFRTKGRGGSAARGLSPAPHRPAFKPQLDGSAFPPRFDLQPDGEL; encoded by the exons AGCAAGGACTTCAAAAAGGACCAGCTGCAGCAAGTAAATCCACCGAAATATGAAAAAGCCGAGGATATGTCGAATTTAACTTACCTCAACGATGCTTCGGTCCTCCACAATTTGAAACAACGTTATTACGCCAAACTCATCTAC ACGTACTCTGGCCTCTTCTGTGTAGCTATCAATCCCTACAAAAGATTTCCCGTATATACTCATAGATGCGCCAAACTTTATCGAGGCAAAAGACGTAACGAAGTGCCACCGCACATTTTTGCCATTTCTGATGGAGCCTATGTCAATATGCTTACCA ACAGTGAAAATCAATCCATGTTGATTACCGGCGAATCTGGTGCCGGAAAAACTGAGAATACGAAGAAAGTAATCGCGTATTTCGCCACTGTCGGTGCCTCGACTAAGAAAGCCGACGACACTTCCCAGAAGAAAGGTTCCCTGGAAGATCAGGTGGTGCAAACCAATCCTGTCTTGGAAGCGTTCGGTAATGCTAAAACCGTCCGTAATGACAACTCCTCGCGTTTC GGTAAATTCATCCGTATTCACTTTGGCCCCACTGGAAAATTGGCTGGTGCCGATATCGAGACCT ATCTATTGGAGAAAGCTCGTGTCATCTCTCAACAGGCTCTTGAACGTTCTTATCACATCTTCTACCAAATGATGTCAGGCTCGGTCCCCGGTTTGAAGG AAATGTGCTGCCTCTCGAATGACATCCACGAGTACTACTTCGTCTCTCAAGGCAAGACTACGATTCCAAATGTCGACGACGGCGAGGAGTGTACTTTGACCGAC CAAGCTTTCGATGTATTGGGCTTCACTCAAGAAGAAAAGAACGACATTTACAAGATCACCGCTGCCGTCATGCACATGGGTGGTATGAAGTTCAAGCAAAGAGGTCGCGAAGAACAAGCCGAAGCCGACGGAACCGAG GAAGGTGAACGTGTCGCCAAACTGCTTGGTTGCGACTGTGCCGATCTTTACAAGAACTTGTTGAAACCAAGGATCAAGGTCGGTAACGAGTTCGTAACACAAGGTCGTAACAAGGATCAAGTAGCATATTCGGTGGGTGCCATGTCGAAGGCCATGTTCGACAGGCTGTTTAAGTGGTTGGTCAAAAAATGTAACGAAACCCTGGACACGCAACAAAAGAGGCAACATTTCATCGGTGTACTGGATATCGCCGGTTTTGAAATCTTCGAC TTCAACAGCTTCGAGCAGCTCTGCATCAACTTCACCAATGAGAAGCTTCAACAGTTCTTCAATCACCACATGTTCGTCCTCGAACAAGAAGAATATACGAAGGAGGGCATTCAGTGGGAATTCATAGACTTTGGCATGGATCTCCTCGCGTGTATTGAATTGATCGAGAAG CCTATGGGTATCCTCTCCATTCTTGAAGAAGAATCTATGTTCCCGAAAGCCACTGACAAGACCTTCGAGGAGAAATTGAACAACAATCACCTTGGCAAGAGTCCTAACTTCTTGAAGCCTAAACCGCCAAAACCAGGCCAGCAAGCAGCTCACTTTGCTATCGGCCATTATGCCGGAAAT GTACCATACAACATCACGGGTTGGCTGGAAAAGAACAAGGACCCGTTGAACGACACTGTTGTGGATCAGTTCAAGAAATCCAGTAATAAACTGCTGATCGAGATCTTCGCTGACCATCCTGGACAGTCTGGTGATGccggtggcggcggcggtgcGAAAGGTGGACGTGGTAAGAAGGGCGGTGGTTTCTCGACGGTATCATCGTCCTATAGGGAACAATTGAACAACCTGATGACTACTCTGAGAGCTACCCAACCACACTTCGTCCGTTGTATCATCCCCAACGAAATGAAGCAGCCTGGTGTCATAGATTCTCATCTCGTCATGCATCAGTTGACTTGTAACGGTGTACTTGAAGGCATCCGTATTTGTCGTAAAGGATTCCCCAACAGAATGGTCTATCCTGACTTCAAGCTACG GTACAAGATTCTGGCACCACAAGCAGTCACGAAGTTGGGTGCTGACCCGAAGAAGGCTGCAGAGGCGATTTTGGAGGCATCCGGCCTCGACCCCGATCAATATCGTCTTGGACACACCAAG gTGTTCTTCCGTGCCGGAGTCCTGGGTCAGATGGAAGAACTTCGTGACGAGCGACTTAGCAAAATCGTATCTTGGATGCAAGCCTACATCAGAGGTTACTTGTCCAGAAAAGACTACAAGAAACTGCAAGATCAACGTTTGGCTTTGGTCGTCGTACAAAGGAACTTGAGGAAATACTTGCAAATTCGTACTTGGCCATGGTGGAAATTGTGGCAGAAAGTTAAGCCCCTTCTCAACGTTACTCGTATCGAGGACGAGCTTGCC GCGCTCGAGGAGAAAGCGAGAAAAGCTCAGGAAGCCTtcgaaaaggaagagaaactGCGCAAGGAACTCGAAGAGCAGAACACGAAACTTGTCTCCGAAAGGAATGCCTTGCAACGACAACTGGATGGTGAAAAAGGTTCCCTCTCGGAATATATGGAGAAATCTCTGAAATTGGCCGCTCAGAAAGCCGATATCGAGTCACAACTTCAG GATCTGAATGACAGattcaaagaagaagaagatgccAGGAACAATCTCTTCCAAAATAAGAAGAAACTCGAACAAGAAGTGGCAGGTCTAAAGAAAGACATTGAGGACCTCGAGCTTAACCTACAGAAATCAGAGCAAGATAAGGCGACGAAGGACCACCAGATCCGCAATTTGAACGACGAGATCGCTCATCAAGACGAACTGATCAATAAATTgaacaaagagaaaaagaatcaaGGTGAAGTTAATCAGAAAACTGCCGAAGAGCTTCAAGCTGCCGAAGATAAAGTCAATCACTTGAACAAAGTCAAAGTCAAACTCGAGCACACTCTTGACGAACTCGAAGATTCCCTCGAACGTGAAAAGAAATCACG AGCCGACGTAGAGAAAGCTAAACGAAAGGTGGAAGGCGACTTGAAACTTACACAGGAAGCTGTTGCTGACCTCGAGAGAAATAAGAAGGAACTCGAACAAACCATTCAACGTAAGGACAAGGAATTATCGTCTTTGACCGCTAAACTTGAAGACGAACAGTCGTTAGTAGGCAaattacagaaacaaattaagGAATTACAAGCCCGTATCGAAGAACTGGAAGAAGAG ATCGAAGCTGAGCGTGGTTCTCGCGTGAAAGCTGAGAAACAGCGCAGTGACTTGGCACGAGAACTCGAGGAACTTGGTGAACGTCTCGAGGAAGCTGGCGGTGCCACCTCTGCCCAAATTGAACTCAACAAGAAGAGAGAAGCCGAACTTAGCAAGCTGCGCAGAGACCTCGAGGAAGCCAACATTCAACACGAAGCCACTCTTGCGAGTTTACGCAAAAAGCACAACGATGCCGTTGCCGAAATGGGAGAACAAATTGATACGCTTAACAAACTCAAGGCCAG AGTTGAAAAGGACAAGGTTCAATACTTCAGCGAATTAAACGACATGCGCGCGTCGGTAGATCAACTAAGCAACGAGAAG GCTGCCCAAGAAAAGATCGTGAAACAATTGCAACACCAATTAAACGAAACCCAAGGAAAACTGGAGGAAGTGAACCGTACTCTGAATGACTTCGATGCTGCGAAGAAGAAACTGTCGATCGAAAACAGTGATCTGCTACGACAATTAGAGGAAGCCGAATCGCAAGTTAGTCAGCTTTCGAAGATCAAGATTTCGCTGACAACGCAGCTCGAAGACACGAAACGATTGGCTGATGAAGAATCGAGAGAACGCGCTACTCTCCTTGGCAAGTTCCGTAACTTGGAACACGATTTGGATAACATTCGTGAACAAGTGGAAGAGGAAGCCGAAGGTAAAGCGGATCTTCAGAGGCAACTTAGCAAGGCAAACGCCGAGGCACAATTATGGCGCACGAAATACGAATCTGAGGGCGTTGCGAGAGCGGAAGAACTCGAGGAAGCTAAGAGGAAGCTGCAGGCACGGTTGGCCGAAGCGGAGGAAACCATCGAATCCCTCAACCAAAAGGTTATCGCTCTCGAGAAGACGAAACAGAGATTGTCGACGGAGGTAGAGGACTTACAGATCGAAGTGGATCGCGCGACCGCGATCGCCAACGCCGCCGAAAAGAAACAGAAGGCCTTTGATAAGATTATCGGCGAATGGAAACTCAAAGTGGACGATCTCGCCGCCGAACTCGATGCCAGTCAGAAGGAATGCCGCAATTACAGCACGGAATTGTTCAGGCTCAGAG GTGCGTACGAAGAAGGTCAAGAACAGTTGGAAGCAGTACGTCGCGAGAACAAGAATCTAGCCGACGAAGTAAAAGACCTCTTGGATCAAATTGGCGAAGGTGGACGCAATATTCACGAGATCGAAAAAGCCAGGAAGCGCCTGGAGGCTGAAAAGGATGAACTTCAAGCTGCTCTAGAAGAAGCAGAGGCCGCTTTGGAACAAGAAGAGAACAAAGTATTGCGCAGTCAACTTGAACTGAGTCAAGTCAGACAAGAAATCGACCGACGTATCCAGGAGAAGGAAGAGGAATTCGAAAATACCAGAAAGAATCACCAACGTGCTCTCGATTCTATGCAGGCATCGCTCGAAGCTGAAGCTAAG GGCAAGGCCGAGGCTTTGCGCATGAAGAAAAAACTGGAAGCAGATATAAACGAATTGGAGATCGCCCTGGATCATGCGAACAAAGCGAATGCCGAAGCTCAAAAGAACATCAAGAGATACCAACAGCAGCTGAAGGATGTCCAGACCGCGCTCGAAGAAGAACAACGAGCTCGCGACGAAGCGAGAGAACTTCTTGGAATTTCGGAACGCCGGGCGAACGCGCTTCAGAACGAACTCGAAGAAAGCCGTACTCTTCTCGAACAAGCGGACCGCGGACGTCGCCAGGCTGAACAAGAATTGGCCGACTGCCACGAGCAACTCAACGAACTAGGTGCTCAGAACGCTTCCATCTCTGCTGCCAAGAGAAAACTCGAGGCTGAGCTGCAAACCCTTCAC tCTGACTTGGACGAATTGTTGAACGAAGCAAAGAACTCTGAGGAGAAAGCAAAGAAAGCCATGGTTGATGCCGCTAGATTAGCCGACGAACTTCGAGCCGAACAAGATCATGCTCAAACGCAAGAGAAGCTTCGCAAAGCACTCGAAACTCAGATCAAGGAACTCCAGGTGCGTCTCGACGAAGCTGAAGCGAATGCCCTGAAAGGTGGTAAGAAGGCAATTCAAAAACTCGAACAACGTGTTCGTGAATTGGAGAACGAACTCGATGGAGAACAGAGGAGACACGCTGACGCTCAGAAGAATCTTCGCAAGTCCGAACGTCGCATCAAGGAACTCAGCTTCCAG GCTGATGAGGACCGCAAGAACCATGAGCGCATGCAAGACCTTGTCGATAAGCTTCAACAGAAGATCAAGACCTACAAGAGGCAGATCGAGGAAGCTGAAGAAATCGCTGCTTTGAATCTCGCGAAATTCCGCAAAGCGCAACAAGAGCTCGAGGAGGCAGAGGAAAGGGCGGACCTGGCTGAACAGGCAATTACCAAGTTCCGTACTAAAGGACGCGGAGGAAGTGCTGCGCGCGGATTGAGCCCAGCG CCACACCGACCTGCGTTCAAACCCCAATTGGATGGTTCCGCATTCCCGCCACGCTTCGACCTGCAGCCCGATGGTGAACTGTAA